From Sporolactobacillus pectinivorans:
TCTCCCCCTTCTTTGCAGATGCAGATTATTGAACAATAACGCCTAAACCATCGGGAATCACAGCCACTTTCGCATCTATTCCTTCGCGTTCGAAAGCCATTTCCAGTGCCTGATCCAATGAAGTTGCCAGCTCCATATGCATGTCGGTAATCAGTTTCGGATCGACGAGATCGGAAAACATGATGACATGATGGTGGACAAGAATGCGCGCGAGAATTTGCGCGGTCCATTGATCCGGTACCGTCTTGAGCCGCGGTGTATGTACGGCACGCTCCAAAAATTCTTTAGGATCGGACACATCGGCCAAATTGTGGTAAAAACCATCGCCGCCGTGTCCGTCACGGCATCCGGCAACCATGATGATCGTGCCGCCTTCTTTATTTGTCGCTTCTGCCGCTGTCATCCCCTTCACTGCCTGATAAATGTTCTGGTCCAAAGGATAACCGCCGTTCGTCGAGATCGCGATGTCACAGTCAATCTTTTGAACACTTGAGAGTTCTTGAAGAAACTGGCAGCCTGCGTGATGGGCTTCCTCCATATCGCCGGCAAAGGAGCCGATGATTTTCTTATCTTCATCCAGGACAACATTGAGGATAAACGCAAGTTTGGCTTTCCTTGCTGCGTAAACCATATCCTTGTGAATCGGATTATGGTGCAGATTACCGGTACGTGCCTTGTTTGAGTCAATGAATTCACCGGAGTGGTTGGCCATGATCGTTTTGTAGGAGGCAACGCCTGGCAACACGGATTTGCGTCCGCCGGAAAAGCCGGCAAAGAAATGCGATTCAATAAAGCCTTCAGAAAGCAGCAAGTCGGCTTCAGCAGCCACTCTGTTAATGATGCAGTCGCCACCGGAAGGAAGTTGTCCGATTTTGACCATCGCAGCATCATCCGTCGAGATATGCATGACGATTTCTTCTTCATCAACGATCTTTTGTCCATATTTGTTAACCAGTTCTTCATGTGTGGACGGGCGGTGAAACCCGGTGGCAACCAGAATGCGAATGCGCGCACCCGGCGCTGCCTGTCTCAGCCGTCTCAGGAGAATCGGCGTTATGATATGCGACGGGACCGGACGTGTATGGTCCGAGCTGATGAGTACAATATCTTTTTTACCGCGCGCCAGTTCCTCTAAAGGGACGGAACCGATCGGATGATTCAGTGAATCTTCGACAATCTCATTTTCCGAGCGTGTGGTCCGGTAGGTTGCCGCTTGGGATACTAATTTGCCGGCAAAGTTGCGGTCGGGCAGATTCGCTTCAAGTGTTGTTTTGTCATAAGGAAGTTTGATGCTAACCATATAAATGAGCAGCCCTCTTTTCTTTTTTTCTACAAGGAACGTTATAAATCAAAACAAAAAGGCTGTCCGCTCTGTTTGCTATTCTCAAAATGTGTTAACATATGTATACTCAATTTGTGACAAACATTAGTGAAAAAGGCGTTAAAATAGAGTCCAGTGTAACATATGTATCTATCTAACAAACAAGATGGGAAGAAACAAAGAATGGTCTTAAGTGAGGTCGAATATCTAATCAATTTTTTGGATGCACATCATGTACCAACGATAAACAAAAGTCGACATACCTATCTGACCTATCATGGTCTTGAGGAACGCTACACGTATGTACTTAAGAACGGCATCATCAAAAACAGCATTATCCTTCAGGACGGACGAGAATTCAATTTGTCTTACATTGCCAAACCGGATGTGATCTCGTTGCTTCGTGACGAAGTGTCCAAGTTTACCTCCCAACCGTTTAATGTACGTGTTGAATCCGATCAAGCGACCTTTTATCAGATTGACCGTGTCACTTTCTGGAAATATGTCAACGCAACGCCAGAGCTGCAAAATTATGTGAAAAGTTATTATCGAAAAAAATTATCGGAGAACATTTTCCGCTCACAACGGATGATCATGAATGGAAAAAAAGGAGCCATCTGTGCGTTCATTTACAGCCTGATTGATTTGTTCGGGCGCAAAATACGTGAAGGTGTGTTGATTGACTTTACCGTAACCAACGATGACATTGCCGGCTTTTGTGGAATCAGTGCACGCAGTAGCGTCAACCGAATGATCAGCGAATTAAAGCAGGACGGCGCGCTCATCGTTAGAAATCGAAAATTTATCATCACCGACATCAGTTATCTTTTGGATCATATTGCGAATTAAGCAAGATCATTGGCGACGCAAAGTATGTTCGACAAGAGATCCTGCGCCTGCAAATGCCCATTGGATGACCGTTAATGTGACCAAGCCGAAGAAAATGGATGATCATTCATTTCAAAATATCCATACAAAAAAAGGATTGGCCGCTATGGCCGATTCCACCCCCTCGATGCGATGTCCATCAGAATTTGTTATTTCATATTTTGGACATTGCTGTTTTTTGAACCCTGCGATTTTTTATAAAAATCCTAAATTACAAGAATAAATTAGCCATCACTTCATCCGGAGAGTGATCCCCCCAGTAGGTAGGGTCACCTTTACCTGCTTCAGAGGCAGGAATTATTCAAGCTATGATTCCTGTATTCACTTTACTTTTTGCAGCTCTGTTTCTTAAAGAACGGACTAACTGGCTACAAAAGCTTTCAATTTGTTTGTCCGTTTTTGGTATTATATTTATTCTTGTAATGACAGGCGCTCAGTTTGGCTATATTAATTGGTTAGGTATTATTTTATTGCTTGTGAGTACTTTGTCCATTCAGGTTATAATGTCTTGGCAAGAACGATGACAAGAGATTATAAGATGATCGACATAACTTATTTAATGGTTATCACCAGATTTTTGTCATTTAACATTATGGCTTTAGCTAATCATCTGATAGATGGAACAATCTCAAAGTCTTTTCAGCCGTTTTTACATCTCTCGTTTTTTGTATCAATTTTAGTTTTGGGTATTTTTGCATCTTTTATTGCTTTCTTTTTGGCTAATTTTGCCTTATCTGAAATTGAAGCTCCAAAGTTTGGCGTTTTCACCAATCTCACAACCCTTATTGCCATGTTCTCCGGTGCTGTTTTCCTGCATGAAACCTTGTTCTATTATCATTATATTGGGGCTCTTTTCGTTATCCTTGATGTTGTCAGCGTTAATGTTTTTTCAGTATCCACTGATAAAACAAAGAAACACTTATCCAATAACTTTATCTGATTATACCGTTAGCTCATTATCTGGTAAAAAAATTAAACATTGATGTGTCATGGCCACTTCTTTGCCGTATCTCCCATCGTGCAGTGACTTTAGGATGACCTCTTTTTCAATACGTTGATTTTTTACATATCAGCAATAGCATTTTTTAATTCTTTAATCGCTTTTTCATACTCGGGAATTCCGGCTAACACTTTTAGACTGTCATCATCTATCAGTGACTCAATCATTTTTTTTCTTATTATTTTTTGCCCTGTTGGATTTACTTCTAGGTCATAATTCTCAAAATAAGGGTTGCCCTGATAATCATAGCCGGAGGAGAGCAGTCCATCCACATACGTTTGGAACCATTTGGCTGCCTCCTCCTTCTTACCGTTTTCTATGTGTAATTGGCAGTAGTTGTATGCTGCTGAATGTAACCCCGTTCCAAATAGATTCTGCATCTTATAAATGGCTTCCAGATAAAAGAATGCCTTATCATAATTCTGTTCTGTTTTTGAAATGTTTGCCAGCGTAGTTAGCGTAAGATAAGTTTGGTTTACATGCTGCATTAACATCCTGCTGCAAAGAATGATCGCCTCCTTGGTCTTACCCTGCTTCAGATAAAGAGTTGGGTACAAAGCCATTGGATTTATCGGTGACTGTGGAAGCTCCTTAAGTGTTTTTTCACTCTCTTCATAGTTCTCAAGTATCATCTGAATATTGGCGACAGAAAACAACGCTAGTGGTGTATATTTCGGTTCTCTACTTTCAACTACCTGTTGGAACAAGGCCAAGGAATGATACATCTTGGTCTTAATAAGTTCTTCCGAACGCTCATTTGACATCAACCAATACATTTGGAGCAAACTGGCAACAGTAAATTTTAAATGAATACTGTTGGGATACTCATTTAAGTACTCTTGACATCTTGCCTCTCCAACAACATAACCTTCATGCAGGAATACTTCCGTTAATTTCCAGGGCAAACGCATTAGAAATTCTGATTGATCGCGTGCTACAATGAGTGCAACAAATGAATTATGAATGATCCGAGAGGCGATAAGCCAGCGCAAGCACCGTTTTTAAATAGGGAAAATCAAAACCTGCTTTTAACCGCTTTCCTCGAATACTCCACTTACTCGTTGTCTCCTGCTTCAGTAAATTGACCACACATCGGCGCAGCAGAGCCATATTCTGCGCACTATTTTTCAGACGCATGCGCTGCTCGTCCTCTCGGAACGTGACATCGAGCACGTGATGAAGTCCATTTTCGATCTGCCAGTGCTGGCGCACGGCTTTAGCGAATGTTTTCGCATCGCTGGAAAGTGAGGATAGATAGAACCGGCGTTCCACGCTGACCTGATCACCAGTCTGCCGTTCAGACTCAACCACACCGACACTTTTAAGTCCTTTCCATTCCTCTTTTTGATCCAAAAAATCAATGGCGTCGGTCGTCCAGTAACGGCGGACATCGACACGACCATGACCTTTTTCGACCTGTTTATAGAAGCTGTGCGGGACATCCTTAAACGCATTTTTCTGTGCGTCTTCCAGATACAGTCGGACGTCTTCATGGAGCGTGGACTGGTTGCCTTTCAGAGCCAGCACATAATCCGCTTCTTTCTCCCTGATCTTGGCGGCAATATCTTTCTGGCAGCCCCTAGCGTCAAGGGTGACCACGCAGCCTTTGAGGTTCAGCAGTTCGAGCAGGTCAGGAATAACGGTGATTTCATTTGTTTTTCCCTCCACTTTTCGCTGAGCCAGTACCGCCTTTTGTTCGGTCGCCCATGCGCATAAGGTATGAATCGCTCGCTTGTTAGCCGCACGGTGATGGGAGCCACGCAGTGTTTTCCCATCAATGGCCACTACTTCGCCTTGGGTCAGTGTGTAGACGTCGGCTGTCCAATTCATGAAGCAACGTTCAACAGTCTCAGGATCGAGCAGAGAAAAGACCCGGGCAAAGGTATCATGAGAGGGAATCCCATTGGGCAACTCAAGGAAGCTTTCAAACCATTCTTTACGGGCATAGCCGAATTCTTCCATATCGGTAAACGAATCAATCGCACAAATCGTCGCGGTCAGCGCGATGGTCAGGATATCAATGAGATTATGGCGCAAGTGATTTCCGCTGCGTGGATCAGGAATATCAGAAAGGTGGTCGATCAAATGTTTCGTCATGGGTACATGTCTCCTAAAACGGTCTTTTTTTCACATTTTACCGTTTTTAGGAATAATATTCCTCATTTTTTAAATGCGTAAGCCCTGCGTTAATTTCTGTTTAATATTGACAACCTCTGTTTCCAAAAGTTCCTGCTGAAAGGACAATAGGATGTCTAGGGATGTATTTAATGCACGGGCCAAGGGAGCTAGCAATGAAATATCTGGTGTTGAATTTCCTGTTTCCCATTTGCTGACTGCTCCTGCAGAAACACCAACCATAATGGCTAATTGTTCTTGGGTAATGTTCTTCTCTTTTCTTAACTGTAAAATTGTTTTTCCAATATTTAATTTGTTCATATTGAATCCCCTCAGATTTTTCAATTCAAAAGCCCTTTGATAAATCTAATATAAGCTGAATTGGCCCCGTGAACAATGGAGAGGAAGTTGGACTTAAGCAAAGAAAACTTGAATGGTATTCGACTTATGTGGCTTAAGTCTCTAGTTTCCAAAAGCGGGGTCTAAACCCACCGAACCCACCGCCTTTTTCCTTTTACGATCAGTGTGTATTTTCTCATATATTTTAACCTCCGAATTTTGGTTTTGATTAATAAGCTGATTCAAACTTAAAGTCTGTCGAGAAAAGAGCGGGATGCTTTGGTGAAACCACATCCCTTCCAACGCCAAAAATTTGAAATAAAAATGCTGAAATGATTTCTCATATCAGCACACGATTGATTAAAATTCGTAGCACAGTAAGGGTACCTTTCGAAACAGAATGACTTGGTGGAAAATAAGACAAAAAAAGAAGGCATATTCTTCAAAATATACCTTCCGAATTTTGAACTGATACGGTTCTCTGACTCCGATCCTTGGCGGAATTTTGGCGGAGATCCTTATCAATTTAAATGTTTTTATCCATTTTACCTTTGCCAAAAATGCTGTTAAATCAACGTTTCGACACCAAACGAGGTATCTACTTTATTCCCAGTCCATCTTATTTCTCATAAATAAGATATGATGAACACGAAGCCGCTTATTTTTAAAATCAATATCCTCCCACCATAAGGCTGTCCCTTCACTCACTCGGATCCCTGTCATAAAGTAAACCCACAGCATCACAAAACACAAATGTTCATATAAATCATCTAAACAAATCGTTGAAATGACTCTTTCAAACTCTGTTTTTGTCCAATAAGGAACAATTGCTTTTCCCTTTGGGATGGGTTTAACTTTTTTAGAAATATTGTACTCAAGATACTCCATTTCAACAGCCATATCCAAGCTCTTGCGAAACATACCAAAAACCAAACTCGCATACGCTTGAGAATATCCAGCCCCATCTTCAGAAAGTAACCACGTCCGATATCTTTGGACATCTTCTATAGAAAGCTTTCGAAGTTGGATGGCTGAGAAGCGATCTCTCATACGCTCTAAAGTACGTTTACGAACATAGAATGTACTTTCTTCTACATCTGTCTTGTAAGCAGGAATATAGACGTTATCCATAAACTGACCATAAGTCATATGATAATTTGCATAACCCTGAGTGGACAGATACTCATTCTTAACGCGTACCAATTCCTTGTAGGCTTGCAAAGCAGAAGTGAACTTTTTCCCTTGGCGATTGGTTCTTGATTTTTTTCTTAATCGTTTTCCAGTCAGTCGATCTTTTCCTAATTCCGTTTCATAATAGTATTGTCCAGTATCATCAACATAAACACCAGAATACTTTGTTTTAGCCACGAGTGTTTT
This genomic window contains:
- the larA gene encoding nickel-dependent lactate racemase, producing the protein MVSIKLPYDKTTLEANLPDRNFAGKLVSQAATYRTTRSENEIVEDSLNHPIGSVPLEELARGKKDIVLISSDHTRPVPSHIITPILLRRLRQAAPGARIRILVATGFHRPSTHEELVNKYGQKIVDEEEIVMHISTDDAAMVKIGQLPSGGDCIINRVAAEADLLLSEGFIESHFFAGFSGGRKSVLPGVASYKTIMANHSGEFIDSNKARTGNLHHNPIHKDMVYAARKAKLAFILNVVLDEDKKIIGSFAGDMEEAHHAGCQFLQELSSVQKIDCDIAISTNGGYPLDQNIYQAVKGMTAAEATNKEGGTIIMVAGCRDGHGGDGFYHNLADVSDPKEFLERAVHTPRLKTVPDQWTAQILARILVHHHVIMFSDLVDPKLITDMHMELATSLDQALEMAFEREGIDAKVAVIPDGLGVIVQ
- a CDS encoding Crp/Fnr family transcriptional regulator: MVLSEVEYLINFLDAHHVPTINKSRHTYLTYHGLEERYTYVLKNGIIKNSIILQDGREFNLSYIAKPDVISLLRDEVSKFTSQPFNVRVESDQATFYQIDRVTFWKYVNATPELQNYVKSYYRKKLSENIFRSQRMIMNGKKGAICAFIYSLIDLFGRKIREGVLIDFTVTNDDIAGFCGISARSSVNRMISELKQDGALIVRNRKFIITDISYLLDHIAN
- a CDS encoding DMT family transporter, giving the protein MVRYYFIACEYFVHSGYNVLARTMTRDYKMIDITYLMVITRFLSFNIMALANHLIDGTISKSFQPFLHLSFFVSILVLGIFASFIAFFLANFALSEIEAPKFGVFTNLTTLIAMFSGAVFLHETLFYYHYIGALFVILDVVSVNVFSVSTDKTKKHLSNNFI
- a CDS encoding tetratricopeptide repeat protein; the encoded protein is MRWLIASRIIHNSFVALIVARDQSEFLMRLPWKLTEVFLHEGYVVGEARCQEYLNEYPNSIHLKFTVASLLQMYWLMSNERSEELIKTKMYHSLALFQQVVESREPKYTPLALFSVANIQMILENYEESEKTLKELPQSPINPMALYPTLYLKQGKTKEAIILCSRMLMQHVNQTYLTLTTLANISKTEQNYDKAFFYLEAIYKMQNLFGTGLHSAAYNYCQLHIENGKKEEAAKWFQTYVDGLLSSGYDYQGNPYFENYDLEVNPTGQKIIRKKMIESLIDDDSLKVLAGIPEYEKAIKELKNAIADM
- a CDS encoding ISAs1 family transposase produces the protein MTKHLIDHLSDIPDPRSGNHLRHNLIDILTIALTATICAIDSFTDMEEFGYARKEWFESFLELPNGIPSHDTFARVFSLLDPETVERCFMNWTADVYTLTQGEVVAIDGKTLRGSHHRAANKRAIHTLCAWATEQKAVLAQRKVEGKTNEITVIPDLLELLNLKGCVVTLDARGCQKDIAAKIREKEADYVLALKGNQSTLHEDVRLYLEDAQKNAFKDVPHSFYKQVEKGHGRVDVRRYWTTDAIDFLDQKEEWKGLKSVGVVESERQTGDQVSVERRFYLSSLSSDAKTFAKAVRQHWQIENGLHHVLDVTFREDEQRMRLKNSAQNMALLRRCVVNLLKQETTSKWSIRGKRLKAGFDFPYLKTVLALAYRLSDHS
- a CDS encoding helix-turn-helix domain-containing protein, with protein sequence MNKLNIGKTILQLRKEKNITQEQLAIMVGVSAGAVSKWETGNSTPDISLLAPLARALNTSLDILLSFQQELLETEVVNIKQKLTQGLRI